A window of Chaetodon auriga isolate fChaAug3 chromosome 2, fChaAug3.hap1, whole genome shotgun sequence contains these coding sequences:
- the tfe3b gene encoding transcription factor E3b isoform X1: MSSRVLLRQQLMREQAQEQERREAQQQASASQLRASDSTPAISVTLPPNAARPPPAQVPVEVLKVQTHLENPTKYHIQQAQRQQVKQYLSTTLGNMAVTQTMGVSPVPQSSSAPEVAPTASSAPNSPMALLNIGSNKEEIDDVIDDIISLESSFNDDIITLIDSGLQLPSTLPGNLLDVYHSPGMAAPTLTVSNSCPADLPKIKREITDSDAKALMKERQKKDNHNLIERRRRFNINDRIKELGTLIPKSSDPYHNDDREMRWNKGTILKASVDYIRKLQKEQHRAKDIEMRQKKLEQANHSLMLRIQELEMQARAHGLSSSSSISSGLSSDPSLLQQHPLPQSIQSLPHGAGAASSQNLLSLGAAAIGQSVPAAFLSPPSSESPAGVTISSPLDLGSLSFAELDDTVGLGDILMDDGCTLSPDRVAEPLFSPLSPGASKTSSRRSSLEMDEDL, translated from the exons ATGTCGTCACGTGTGTTGCTGCGGCAGCAGCTGATGCGAGAACAAGCTCAGGAGCAGGAGAGACGTGAGGCCCAGCAGCAGGCCTCCGCCTCTCAGCTCCGGGCCTCAGACTCCACTCCAGCCATCTCTGTCACACTGCCCCCAAATGCTGCCCGTCCCCCTCCAGCACAGGTGCCCGTGGAGGTGCTGAAA GTGCAGACTCACTTGGAGAACCCCACCAAGTACCACATCCAGCAGGCACAGAGGCAACAGGTGAAGCAGTACCTCTCCACCACTCTGGGCAACATGGCGGTTACTCAGACCATGGGTGTGTCCCCCGTGCCACAGTCCAGTTCTGCCCCTGAAGTTGCTCCTACTGCCAGCAGTGCCCCTAACAGTCCTATGGCTCTGCTTAACATTGGATCCAACAAGGAGGAG ATTGATGATGTGATCGACGACATCATTAGTCTTGAATCCAGTTTTAATGACGACATCATTACATTGATTGACTCAGGACTTCAGTTGCCTAGCACG CTCCCAGGAAATCTGCTGGATGTATACCATAGCCCTGGGATGGCAGCGCCTACTCTCACTGTCAGCAACTCCTGCCCTGCTGATCTTCCAAAAATTAAAAGGGAAATTACTG ATTCAGATGCCAAAGCACTCATGAAAGAAAGGCAGAAGAAAGACAACCATAACCTCA TTGAGAGGAGGCGGAGATTCAACATAAATGACCGTATAAAGGAGCTGGGTACTCTGATACCCAAGTCAAGTGACCC ATATCACAATGATGACAGGGAGATGCGATGGAACAAAGGCACCATTCTGAAAGCGTCTGTAGACTACATCAGGAAGTTACAGAAGGAGCAGCACAGAGCCAAGGATATTGAAATGCGTCAGAAAAAGCTGGAGCAGGCGAACCACAGTCTAATGTTACGCATCCAG GAGCTGGAGATGCAGGCACGGGCCCAtggcctctcctcctccagcagcatctcGTCTGGCCTCAGCTCCGACCCCTCCCTGCTCCAGCAGCACCCGCTCCCGCAAAGCATCCAGTCTCTGCCTCACGGTGCAGGAGCAGCCTCCTCCCAGAACCTCCTAAGTCTGGGTGCAGCAGCCATTGGACAGTCTGTACCAGCCGCCTTCCTGTCCCCTCCCTCCTCGGAGTCCCCTGCAGGAGTCACCATCAGCAGCCCCCTGGACCTGGGCAGCCTGAGCTTTGCTGAGCTTGACGACACCGTGGGCTTGGGAGACATTCTTATGGACGATGGGTGCACCTTGTCCCCAGACAGGGTGGCCGAGCCGCTGTTTTCTCCTTTGTCGCCGGGTGCCTCTAAAACCAGCAGTCGCAGGAGCAGCCTTGAAATGGACGAGGACTTGTGA
- the gnl3l gene encoding guanine nucleotide-binding protein-like 3-like protein, whose amino-acid sequence MSKAKQKRAKRLGFLGKVKTTDGRKNDTSGWTKNSEQSSVQHVKAQRNPEETRKQRLQDLKEKQKISREREMMKRRNLQNFQNDILQRQRDFEQREMEMQSLEKHVNFENENSRKAYYREFKKVVEASDVILEVLDARDPLGCRCPQVEQAVIQSGTNKKIVLVLNKIDLVSKEIVEKWIKYLRNEFPTVAFKASTQQQTKNLKRSNVPVTQATADLLSSSACVGADCLMKLLGNYCRNLDIKTAITVGVVGFPNVGKSSLINSLKRARACSVGATPGVTKFLQQVHLDKHIKLLDCPGIVMATSTSDAAMILRNCVKIEQLVDPLPPVEAILRRCNKAQIMEHYGVPDFHTALDFLSLLARRQGKLRKGGLPDTDKAAKSVLMDWTGGRISYFTHPPETHTLPTHVSAEIVTEMGKAFDWDELEKGNQEVLAESSCPDIQMGFCMETTGLTQGGQDEPSTDLEMVGGSSKDPELKDETESMDDEQDPEFGPMTVEIKSQKSKTDLPANDAASRAPSLKDILNVDPLQQGQALQAASKKRKKQQKRADKIATKLSDNLVSAMDFSFSDS is encoded by the exons ATGTCGAAAGCCA AACAAAAACGAGCCAAACGTCTCGGCTTCCTCGGAAAAGTGAAG ACTACAGATGGACGAAAGAATGATACTTCAGGGTGGACGAAGAATTCAGAGCAGTCATCTGTGCAGCATGTCAAAGCCCAGAGAAATCCAGAAGAAACCAGGAAGCAAAGG CTTCAGGAcctcaaagaaaagcagaaaatctctAGAGAACgagagatgatgaagaggaggaatttGCAAAACTTTCAGAATGACATCCTACAGCGACAGAGAGATTTCGAGCAGAGG GAGATGGAGATGCAGAGTTTGGAGAAGCATGTTAATTTTGAAAATGAGAATTCAAGAAAAGCGTATTACAGAGAATTTAAAAAA gTAGTGGAGGCCTCAGATGTGATTTTGGAAGTTTTGGATGCACGTGACCCTCTTGGCTGCAGATGTCCTCAGGTGGAGCAGGCAGTCATTCAAAGTGGAACGAACAAGAAGATAGTTCTGGTGCTTAATAAAATTG ATTTGGTGTCAAAGGAAATTGTGGAAAAGTGGATAAAGTATCTGCGTAATGAGTTTCCTACTGTAGCTTTCAAAGCATCGACCCAGCAACAGACCAAGAACTTG AAACGCAGTAATGTACCAGTGACACAAGCCACCGCAGACCTTCTTAGTAGCAGCGCTTGTGTTGGTGCAGATTGCTTGATGAAGCTTCTTGGCAACTACTGCCGCAACCTGGACATAAAGACAGCCATCACTGTAGGTGTTGTAG GTTTTCCTAACGTGGGAAAGAGTAGTTTGATCAACAGTCTGAAACGGGCACGAGCGTGTAGTGTTGGAGCCACTCCTGGTGTCACCAA GTTTCTCCAGCAGGTGCATTTGGACAAACACATTAAGCTTCTAGATTGCCCCGGCATTGTCATGGCAACTTCAACAAGCGATGCAGCGATGATTCTTCGTAACTGCGTGAAAATCGAACAGCTCGTAGATCCCCTTCCACCGGTCGAAGCCATCCTTCGACGCTGCAACAAGGCGCAG ATCATGGAGCACTACGGAGTTCCAGACTTTCATACAGCTCTGGACTTCTTGTCATTGCTTGCTCGGCGTCAAGGCAAACTAAGGAAGGGAGGACTGCCTGACACTGACAAAGCAGCTAAGAGTGTGTTAATGGACTGGACTGG aGGAAGGATCAGCTACTTCACGCACCCTCCAGAGACGCACACTCTTCCCACACACGTCAGCGCTGAGATTGTTACAGAGATGGGTAAAGCTTTTGACTGGGATGAGCTGGAAAAAGGAAATCAGGAAGTTCTTGCAG agTCATCTTGTCCTGATATTCAAATGGGATTCTGCATGGAAACCACTGGACTGACTCAAGGTGGTCAGGATGAACCATCTACGGACCTGGAAATGGTGGGGGGCTCCTCGAAAGACCCAGAACTTAAAGATGAAACTGAATCTATGGACGATGAGCAAGACCCAGAG TTTGGACCAATGACAGTGGAGATAAAATCTCAGAAGTCAAAGACTGACTTACCTGCAAATGATGCGGCATCCAGGGCTCCAAGTTTGAAGGATATCTTGAATGTAGATCCTCTACAGCAGGGCCAGGCACTCCAGGCTGCCagcaagaagaggaaaaagcaacagaaaagaGCTG acaaaattgccaccaaacTCTCAGACAACTTGGTATCTGCAATggacttttcattttcagatagcTAA
- the tfe3b gene encoding transcription factor E3b isoform X2 translates to MSSRVLLRQQLMREQAQEQERREAQQQASASQLRASDSTPAISVTLPPNAARPPPAQVPVEVLKVQTHLENPTKYHIQQAQRQQVKQYLSTTLGNMAVTQTMGVSPVPQSSSAPEVAPTASSAPNSPMALLNIGSNKEEIDDVIDDIISLESSFNDDIITLIDSGLQLPSTLPGNLLDVYHSPGMAAPTLTVSNSCPADLPKIKREITDSDAKALMKERQKKDNHNLIERRRRFNINDRIKELGTLIPKSSDPEMRWNKGTILKASVDYIRKLQKEQHRAKDIEMRQKKLEQANHSLMLRIQELEMQARAHGLSSSSSISSGLSSDPSLLQQHPLPQSIQSLPHGAGAASSQNLLSLGAAAIGQSVPAAFLSPPSSESPAGVTISSPLDLGSLSFAELDDTVGLGDILMDDGCTLSPDRVAEPLFSPLSPGASKTSSRRSSLEMDEDL, encoded by the exons ATGTCGTCACGTGTGTTGCTGCGGCAGCAGCTGATGCGAGAACAAGCTCAGGAGCAGGAGAGACGTGAGGCCCAGCAGCAGGCCTCCGCCTCTCAGCTCCGGGCCTCAGACTCCACTCCAGCCATCTCTGTCACACTGCCCCCAAATGCTGCCCGTCCCCCTCCAGCACAGGTGCCCGTGGAGGTGCTGAAA GTGCAGACTCACTTGGAGAACCCCACCAAGTACCACATCCAGCAGGCACAGAGGCAACAGGTGAAGCAGTACCTCTCCACCACTCTGGGCAACATGGCGGTTACTCAGACCATGGGTGTGTCCCCCGTGCCACAGTCCAGTTCTGCCCCTGAAGTTGCTCCTACTGCCAGCAGTGCCCCTAACAGTCCTATGGCTCTGCTTAACATTGGATCCAACAAGGAGGAG ATTGATGATGTGATCGACGACATCATTAGTCTTGAATCCAGTTTTAATGACGACATCATTACATTGATTGACTCAGGACTTCAGTTGCCTAGCACG CTCCCAGGAAATCTGCTGGATGTATACCATAGCCCTGGGATGGCAGCGCCTACTCTCACTGTCAGCAACTCCTGCCCTGCTGATCTTCCAAAAATTAAAAGGGAAATTACTG ATTCAGATGCCAAAGCACTCATGAAAGAAAGGCAGAAGAAAGACAACCATAACCTCA TTGAGAGGAGGCGGAGATTCAACATAAATGACCGTATAAAGGAGCTGGGTACTCTGATACCCAAGTCAAGTGACCC GGAGATGCGATGGAACAAAGGCACCATTCTGAAAGCGTCTGTAGACTACATCAGGAAGTTACAGAAGGAGCAGCACAGAGCCAAGGATATTGAAATGCGTCAGAAAAAGCTGGAGCAGGCGAACCACAGTCTAATGTTACGCATCCAG GAGCTGGAGATGCAGGCACGGGCCCAtggcctctcctcctccagcagcatctcGTCTGGCCTCAGCTCCGACCCCTCCCTGCTCCAGCAGCACCCGCTCCCGCAAAGCATCCAGTCTCTGCCTCACGGTGCAGGAGCAGCCTCCTCCCAGAACCTCCTAAGTCTGGGTGCAGCAGCCATTGGACAGTCTGTACCAGCCGCCTTCCTGTCCCCTCCCTCCTCGGAGTCCCCTGCAGGAGTCACCATCAGCAGCCCCCTGGACCTGGGCAGCCTGAGCTTTGCTGAGCTTGACGACACCGTGGGCTTGGGAGACATTCTTATGGACGATGGGTGCACCTTGTCCCCAGACAGGGTGGCCGAGCCGCTGTTTTCTCCTTTGTCGCCGGGTGCCTCTAAAACCAGCAGTCGCAGGAGCAGCCTTGAAATGGACGAGGACTTGTGA
- the cxxc1b gene encoding CXXC-type zinc finger protein 1b, producing the protein MDSEMSDIDPAPGPETSSMEGENAPLYCICRKPDINCFMIGCDNCNEWFHGHCINITEKTAKAIREWYCMRCRDRNPSLEIKYRSKKSREKEAEPDRSEKQYSTPSTPDYKSERRRGSKVKRSVRMCGECEPCRRTEDCAQCDFCKDMKKFGGPNKIRQKCRFRQCEVRARKMLRVKDEELSLQERRDNSYHRRRRYSDDYDSEADLYRQYKAAGLDGMAWASDDDDEPIFSPVMRKKAVKVKHVKRREKKFDKKKESRRHKQKQKHKDRNRYSEKGDLRDSTGQRQCLGPSCVEAARPNSKYCSEDCGMKLAANRIYEILPQRIQQWQQSPCIAEEHGKKHLERIRREQQNARLRLTEMERRFHELEGIIAKAKQQAVQQDEEVNEGDSEDTDLQIFCVSCSHPINPKVALRHMERCYAKYESQTSFGSMFPTRIEGATRLFCDVYNPQSKTYCKRLQVLCPEHSRDPKVPVDEVCGCPLVKNVFELTGEYCRVSKRKCNKHYNWEKLRRAEVDLERVRVWYKLDELFEQERNVRTAMTNRAGLLALMLHQTIQHDPLTTDLRSNKDR; encoded by the exons ATG GACAGCGAAATGTCTGACATTGACCCTGCACCAGGTCCAGAGACCAGCAGTATGGAGGGGGAGAACGCACCTCTGTACTGTATCTGCCGGAAACCAGACATCAACTGCTTCATGAT CGGCTGTGACAACTGCAATGAATGGTTCCATGGACACTGCATTAACATCACAGAGAAGACCGCAAAGGCGATCCGAGAATGGTACTGCATGAGATGCAGAG ATAGAAACCCCTCACTGGAAATAAAGTATAggtcaaagaaaagcagagagaaggaagCTGAGCCGGACAGAAGTGAAAAACAGTACAGCACCCCGAGTACTCCAGATTATAAGAGTGAAAGGCGGCGTGGATCTAAA GTGAAGCGTTCAGTCCGAATGTGTGGGGAATGTGAGCCCTGCAGAAGGACTGAGGACTGTGCTCAGTGTGACTTCtgcaaagacatgaagaagtTTGGAGGTCCCAACAAAATCAGACAGAAGTGCAGGTTTAGGCAATGTGAGGTTCGGGCCAGG AAAATGCTGCGTGTGAAGGATGAGGAGCTCTCTTTGCAAGAAAGGAGGGACAATTCTTACCACAGACGGAGGCGGTACTCTGACGACTACGACAGCGAAGCCGATCTCTACCGGCAGTACAAGGCAGCAGGACTTGACGGCATG GCATGGGCTAGTGATGACGACGATGAGCCCATTTTCAGTCCCGTCATGCGCAAGAAAGCTGTGAAGGTGAAGCACGTCAAGAGACGAGAAAAGAAGTTCGATAAGAAA AAAGAGTCACGACGccacaaacagaagcagaagcacaaagacagaaacagatacAGTGAGAAGGGTGACCTCCGGGACAGCACAGGGCAGCGTCAGTGTCTGGGGCCAAGCTGTGTGGAGGCAGCAAGGCCAAACTCCAAATACTGTTCTGAGGACTGTGGCATGAAGTTAGCTGCAAA CCGGATATATGAGATCCTCCCTCAGCGTatccagcagtggcagcagagtCCCTGCATTGCCGAGGAGCATGGTAAGAAGCACCTGGAGCGCATTCGTCGGGAACAGCAGAATGCTCGACTGCGCCTCACAGAGATGGAGCGGCGTTTCCATGAACTGGAAGGCATCATCGCCAAGGCCAAGCAGCAGGCGGTTCAGCAGGATGAGGAG GTGAATGAAGGTGATAGTGAGGACACAGACCTGCAGATTTTCTGCGTTTCTTGTAGTCATCCCATCAATCCAAAAGTGGCGCTGAGACATATGGAGAGATGTTACGCAAAG TATGAGAGTCAGACCTCCTTTGGTTCCATGTTCCCTACAAGAATAGAAgg AGCAACCAGACTCTTCTGTGATGTGTACAATCCCCAAAGCAAAACATATTGTAAGAGGCTCCAAGTTTTGTGTCCAGAACATTCAAGAGATCCTAAG GTCCCAGTGGATGAGGTGTGTGGCTGTCCTCTGGTGAAGAATGTGTTTGAGTTGACGGGAGAATACTGCAGGGTCTCCAAGAGGAAATGCAACAAACACTACAACTGGGAAAagctgaggagagcagaggtggaCCTGGAGAGAGTCAGAGTG TGGTACAAGTTGGACGAGCTCTTTGAACAGGAGCGTAACGTTAGGACTGCTATGACCAACAGAGCCGGTCTGCTCGCTCTGATGTTGCACCAAACTATTCAGCACGACCCTTTGACAACCGATCTCCGAAGCAACAAGGATAGGTAG